The following are from one region of the Eubacterium sp. MSJ-33 genome:
- a CDS encoding response regulator transcription factor, with product MAKILAVDDEPAILEMIESILNKDGHLVTKVSNPLKINMEELHRYDLILLDIMMPGIDGFELCKRIRALVDCPILFLTAKTEENSLVNGLSLGADDYISKPFGVMELRARINAHLRREHREHSVRMVFGRVCIQISQKKLLVDDKELPLTKAEYEICEFLAKNRGQVFSKEQILEAVFGFDNESNDSTIITHIKNIRAKFADYDYTPIKTVWGIGYKWEE from the coding sequence ATGGCAAAAATACTGGCAGTTGATGATGAACCGGCAATTTTGGAAATGATAGAAAGCATTTTGAATAAGGATGGACATCTGGTTACCAAAGTAAGTAATCCACTAAAAATTAATATGGAAGAATTACATCGTTATGACCTGATTTTACTGGACATTATGATGCCTGGAATTGATGGCTTCGAATTATGCAAAAGAATCAGGGCACTTGTGGATTGTCCGATTTTGTTTCTTACGGCAAAAACGGAGGAAAACAGTCTGGTAAACGGACTTTCTTTAGGAGCAGATGATTATATTTCAAAGCCATTTGGAGTGATGGAACTTCGGGCAAGGATCAATGCACATCTTAGAAGAGAGCACAGGGAACATTCTGTCCGGATGGTTTTTGGGAGGGTCTGTATTCAAATATCTCAAAAGAAACTATTGGTTGATGATAAGGAACTTCCTCTTACGAAAGCGGAGTACGAAATCTGTGAATTCCTGGCTAAAAACAGGGGACAGGTTTTCTCGAAGGAACAGATATTGGAAGCGGTCTTTGGCTTTGACAATGAAAGTAATGACAGTACTATAATCACGCATATCAAAAATATAAGAGCAAAATTTGCGGATTATGATTATACACCGATAAAAACAGTCTGGGGGATTGGATATAAATGGGAAGAGTAA
- a CDS encoding lantibiotic immunity ABC transporter MutG family permease subunit, which produces MIGRSLNADLRKMKGTSVILAHLLIPIITSVIFLIYYFFSPWNENMKVIAFYQAIGAGLPVLIGIFTASVMEQEQNAGDFQNLLSLSKKRVAFISKLMLLLMLCLGSVLLTALIFGTGFGMISASGSWSNSNIEIVKICVVAALLLWGSSVPLYLWQLILAFQFGKGVSIGAGIISGLISALMLTGLGDYVWKYVFVCWTGRVPYTYLQSVLGETSVGEWLSFIPGCLIFTGISMVYYFWWVNHWEGNRISE; this is translated from the coding sequence ATGATTGGAAGATCTCTTAATGCAGACTTGCGAAAGATGAAAGGAACATCTGTGATTCTGGCACACTTATTGATTCCGATTATAACCAGCGTTATATTTTTAATATATTACTTTTTTTCACCATGGAATGAAAATATGAAAGTGATTGCATTTTATCAGGCAATAGGAGCAGGACTTCCGGTACTTATTGGAATTTTTACAGCAAGTGTGATGGAACAGGAACAAAATGCAGGTGATTTTCAAAATCTGTTATCTTTATCGAAAAAAAGGGTGGCATTTATATCGAAGCTGATGCTGTTACTGATGCTTTGTCTTGGCTCTGTCTTATTGACTGCTTTGATATTTGGAACTGGATTTGGAATGATATCAGCAAGTGGTAGCTGGAGTAACAGCAATATTGAAATTGTAAAAATATGTGTTGTTGCAGCATTGCTGCTGTGGGGAAGCAGTGTTCCACTTTATCTGTGGCAGCTGATTCTGGCTTTTCAGTTTGGAAAAGGGGTATCGATTGGAGCAGGGATTATATCAGGACTGATCAGTGCATTGATGCTTACCGGACTTGGAGATTATGTGTGGAAATATGTATTTGTCTGCTGGACGGGTAGAGTACCATATACTTATCTGCAATCTGTATTGGGAGAAACTAGTGTAGGTGAATGGTTGTCATTCATACCAGGTTGCTTAATATTTACAGGGATTAGTATGGTATACTATTTTTGGTGGGTAAACCACTGGGAAGGAAACAGAATATCGGAATAG
- a CDS encoding lantibiotic immunity ABC transporter MutE/EpiE family permease subunit, whose protein sequence is MVNIVKAEHQKAKRTMRKKFIWGFPLLTFVMAFIFTLGMTNAYAESVWNWWYTLLLPGMIALFCYLSVAQEKKIKYYHLMTIPTDRRKLLLGKIIYIGYMILFSNVIVFAGATLGGFLLTTHVPVGGALIAVLFLTVSELWEIPVALFLSERFGMIVNLFVCLFITVSGVVISQTRIWYVLVSAIPMRMMCPLLHVLPNGLAAEAGNPLLDTGVIVPGMCLSIIWFVFVTVLFLKWFERREVK, encoded by the coding sequence TTATCTGGGGATTTCCTCTTCTTACATTTGTCATGGCATTTATATTTACTCTTGGGATGACAAATGCTTATGCAGAAAGTGTTTGGAACTGGTGGTATACACTTTTGCTGCCGGGGATGATTGCTCTATTTTGTTATCTTTCTGTGGCGCAGGAGAAAAAGATAAAATACTATCATTTAATGACTATTCCCACAGACAGAAGAAAATTGTTGCTGGGGAAAATTATTTATATTGGGTACATGATTTTGTTTTCTAATGTGATTGTGTTTGCAGGAGCAACGCTTGGAGGCTTTCTTCTAACGACACATGTTCCAGTTGGAGGAGCGTTGATTGCAGTATTGTTTCTGACGGTTTCTGAGTTATGGGAGATTCCGGTAGCTTTATTTTTAAGTGAACGATTTGGAATGATTGTAAACTTGTTCGTCTGCCTATTTATTACCGTCAGCGGTGTGGTAATATCACAAACCAGAATCTGGTATGTACTTGTTTCTGCAATCCCTATGCGAATGATGTGCCCGTTGCTTCATGTTTTACCAAATGGACTTGCCGCAGAAGCAGGGAATCCTCTTTTGGATACGGGAGTCATTGTTCCGGGAATGTGTCTCTCAATCATCTGGTTTGTTTTTGTAACGGTTCTGTTTTTGAAATGGTTTGAGAGAAGAGAGGTGAAATAA